The Capsicum annuum cultivar UCD-10X-F1 chromosome 3, UCD10Xv1.1, whole genome shotgun sequence genomic sequence aaattaattatggacCTCATACGTCATATACAGTAATATTTATATGAGATTCTTTATAAATTGACATGTGGAGATTGTGGCCCACTCATACAACAaacttttttgataatttttcttttcttttttccctataatactcttttttttttttttggtattttctctttttacatTTTTGGTGTTAagctaaatttttaatatatatatatatatatatatatatatgtgtgtgtgtgtgtgtgtgagtccaaactttttatcttttgtcacacaaaaaattaaggaaaatttgAGAATAGCAACTCTGTagtcttaattataacttttatagcaacagttttataattacgaaaaatagcaaattgtatttgtatttaaataaaatgttgctatataaatacatatacaaatatatatgtattacttataaatacatatgcacaactgaaaaatacatattcttttattactatgaagtgggtaaaatattgctacttttgctataagttgtaattttaaaaaaaatgttgctatttattgtaattatagtcttaaggatgctagtttttgtaatttttcaattaatgtttaaattaaaaaagtaaacTCTATTTTgactaatatattttttcttcgaGAAAAATATTTATGTGTGTTTAAAAGTAagcatcatatattttttttaactttacatTAAATAACAAATTGAACtgaaaaaataaagatgatgTTTTATTCatcaacttaaaaaaaaaaaaaagagtagtatTATACGGAAGAGAAAATGCATTTTTCCCTGATGGCTAATGACTATCGTTATTGTGAATAAAAACTTGACTCCTTTtatagtaaattatttatttttttatatttaaatgaAGTTTTTTCTATTCCTTTTACTGTCatcttatgttttttcttttacgGGATCTCCAGGCCCTAGCTTGTACTctcttcattcattttttatttttatttttttcatattcctTAAAAAATATGAACtgacataatataattaaattagtcTTATTTATTATCACTCTTAAATTTaagttttctctcttttatactatattaataTCACTCTATATTTTTGCTAAGAGTAAATTTGAAATCAAACAACTAGTTAtaccttgattttttaaaaaataataattattttagaacatttatttttagttatgacGATAACTAAAGTGGATTGAAGGAAATATTATAATAGTTCCTCCTTTCCCTTTAGTTGGCATGTATTCTAAATATTTGTCAATTTAAACAATTAAAAgataactaattatttttttcaactttttccttATTATTAGTTACTAATAGTATTAAAAGGCACACAAATAgataaattttaaagaaattaataaaaaatatattaatcaaattatacttttattttaatattttctcaaatattgTGCAAAACCTTACATTACTAACTAAAAATGAAACGATTGAGTATTAAAAGGATTCCTATTAATTGTATTCATTTATGGTTTTCAGTGAGTTTGGTTGGTCCCATTCATTTGGGTTAAACTTTCCCATTGTGTAAAGGGCACGACCATCTATTTTTATCTGAAGGgtagtttaaaatattaaaatttttgttataaGGTTCAGgaaaaagttaaatcatgatgatTTATTATaagtaataattttttacttatatttattttttaaaataatttaatttatacacAGTATTACTAAACTTTATAGATAAAAAGTTGCTCTACTTTTTCTCGCAAAATAAGTTTGTTAAATTTGTTGTTACTTTGAcaaattaaaaattgaagttcattctttataatatattaaacttATGTTTTCAGTTTTGAGCTTATTTCAGAAATATTTGAATGTCAAATCATGTGTTGgattattaaaatttgaaaaatgaatttatcattttggCAAAAAATTATTCCTaccaaaatatcttaaatttgtCCTTAAAATATTATCCGACATGCATCTTTTTGAGTTATACACTAAAGATTAATGTGAAATATctataaatgaaaataaagatagatattttatttagagGCGAACTTAGGATTCAAACTTGACGGATACATCTCTaaatttaaatatagtaattaatAGTATCAAAGTTCGACATACAGTTCTTTGAAAATTtgttaattatagtattttataagaaaaattttaatattattaaatatcattaattaaatttaatacgACAAAAGTGTGTTATTCACCGTACTTAAATTCAACGCACTTTCATATTTTGAAcaataataaaaagtttttgaaaaatatgaaattcgagAGATTTGTTTGCTAGATGGTTGCAATGAGTAACGCTCgatttaagcctatctcaaactttaaattgctaattttttaaataaaaaatagttcaatgatcaaaagattaaagaaaataaatattatattatattatattatataaagaATATTATATATTGTTGTTAGGGTTCGAACCTGAGCAATCACGTAAAAAGAGCAACTTTCAAGTGGCAAGCCCAACCATCTGACCAGCCAAATCAGTTGTTTCTATGGGTGCACGacatatatttaacataacattctgatatataaatagatatataaattatatatatacagagATTTTTTTGAAGCTAACGGATGTACGTGCATCCTTTACACTCAGTGTAGGTCCGCCTTTGATTTTATTCAtcaatttcaaagaaaaagagcagtattataaaaaaaaaaaaaaaaaaaaaaagcctcatagtaccaaaaataaaaaagaacattatacaaaagaaaaaaaagaaaattagaatcaaaaagaaaaaaagaaagagaacaaTGAAAGGGAGAGAAATTATAAGTGGGGCCCAATTTCCACGTGTCATACAAGTATTACATGGCAGCACATAACAAAAATTTTCCCACGAGACACAGGGAGCAGTCGTTCAGAGTCCAACAACTTCTTGAGTCGTTTTCATGACAGCCACGGAGTTAAAATTTGCACTGTGAGTTTTAAGTAATCAAGTCGAAAGGATtcaataattattatatgttaaaagtataattttaattatatataaataatataatttttattaattctcTTGACTCTACTTAGCTTCGCTCGTCGGATATGTATGTATATTCAATTCGACCATTGTATTTACTATTCAAGCTTTCTAAAACATGTTAAACTACACTcgtgaaaagataaaatattaaagaaaaaatactCTATTACCAGtcttttcgtgtatagttcaaAGTGATAATAGAGcatttttctaatattaaaaCATATTCTTATTCCATTTTTATCTGCCGGAATGATTCATCGTAATATAAGAGCTAAGCTGCTTTGGGTGTATTGGCAATAGTAAAGCTGGAATGATTCATCGTAATATAAGAGCTAAGCTGCTTTGGGTGTATTGGCAATAGTAAAGCTGATATTAGTAATGTTTATATTAgttatgttaaaattattttttatatattgtttgATTTAATGTATTAAAATAACATGCATTATATAAAATATCCTCTATAAATAGAGTGAAATAaacgtgaaaaaaaaaattgagggacAATTGTGCTTTTAACTTTGCTGATGCATGTTTTGCTAATATCATGATTTaatatgtattagttatacatagcaTAGGATTAAATAAAACGTATCACTAATATTGgtagaaaaaatatatcaaaaaagatattaataatacacaaaattaattaatgaatacattattttttctaatacatCCAACCTAAACGACCCCTTAGACCAGAATGATTCACTAGTAGGTTGAGTCAGAAATCAAGATTTAAACCTTACGTGTTCGAGATTCTAattcttttatgttattgaattttaaattttaataatttatataatattcatAAATCTCTAGGTTAAACCAAAGTTTTTGAGTTCAACCGAACTGAAAATCTATATTCAGGCTCAAATCCCAGCTAAGAAGACGATACAGGATTGCGATGTATCAGAAATGACAACAAAAAGCCACATTTATTGGAATCAAGAACCAAAGCTTGCAACATGACCAACAGAAGGTAACCGAAACAATAAAGCAAAGAGGACTGACTACTAAAGGGAAAATTTTCATTTGTAGGACAATTTCCTCATGAAGAAAATACATGCTAGTTGATGTGATTCTTGTCTGACTCAATCCATTACCATTTTGCTGCGGTGTGACAGATGTAGTCATCAAATCAAAACCCAACTTTTGCTTTGTGATATCATCAAGAACCTCAATTATTTCCTTTGAAAGATGGTTCTTGGAATCACCAACTTTGCCTTTCCTGAAAAATGTGTTGTTTGCAATAGTAGGAATAAAATTTCCAGTGAATGTACCATCTTTATTCACCTCCAAATTACTCAGTTTCTCAAAGCTGCAAAGTTCTGTTATTCTCTCTACAATGCCTTCCCTTTCTTCCTCTAAGGAAAAAGGCTGCCCCAAGAACTCTGCTAATCTCTTTGCATTAAAGATTGGATCTTTTTTCAAATCTTCATACTTCAATAAAAGAACCCTCTTTGGAAATTCTAAGCTAGCTTTGTAATAGCCCATTACATGATCCCAAAATGGACCAAATGGGGAACACCCTTTAGTGAATTGGTCAAATTCTTCATGTAGGGAAATGAAAGGAAGTTCTTTGGGTCTTAATTTCTGCACAAAATACCAGCAAGAAGCTAACACATCTTTCGGATCGCGAAAAATGTACACTATTTTGCAGTTGGACTCTGGTAATGAATTGAAAGCAAGATGTGAATGCATGAGACAAGTGTTTGGTGTGGGATCTGTTGGGTGCTTAAATGCATAAGCCTCTAGTTGTGGTACTACCTCATGTGAATTTGAAGTGAGCAAAGGGTGTGTGTTGAAATCCAAGTGTGATCTGTTTGTAATAGCAAAAAAAAGGGCCTTCAGCCATGTAGTGCCAGATTTTGGGTAACTGGCTAGTATGACACTGTTTGGTTTTGGCTTAAAGTGTTGCTGCTGAAGTGCTATAAGACCTTGGAGAATTCCTGTGGGATACCAAAAGCCTTTGTATTGGTGTACATGTTCAGTCAGCCAACCTCTTTCTTTTGGAAGCTCAGAAAGTGTTATTATATCAGGGGATTCTTGCTGATTGTCGTGGCTTTGTTCTTTGGTGGCACCATTTGCCAGTGAGGGAGAGATTTGGGTAGAGAACAAGCTTGCCATTGAGTTATTAGAGCAAAGGGAGTAGACACTCTTGCTACTTATAAAGAGTTGGCCGCTCGACAGAATGAACTTTCGTGACATACCCAATAAAGCAAAAATGGGTATATTGCCAATTATTATGAGACATATATTATCTTTTTTTGGCtgcaaagagagaaaaagaaaaaagtgatatAAATTATCTAAGAGTGATGAAACTGTAAATGATATAAACTATCTAAAAGTGATGAATAGTACGTAAAAGTGATGAACAGTAGGTAATGAACACAAGGGAATATTTTCTATTCTCTTGCATATCCGTTCTATACATTCCTATTTATAGACAATGTTGGATAAATTCAACAAAACGGTGCATGCTATGTTGGCTTATGCCAAACTATTGTTTTGCCATATATCTACCATTTGGACACATGGATATGAATACATGGACATTCTACAAAATTCTTGTATTTTACATAACACTCCCCCTTAGAAGTTTATGTAATGAAAATTTACTGAATACGCTTTGAGAGTtgccttattaaaaaccttataaaaaaaaattcaatacgATAAAAAtcttggttaaggaaaaaaagGTACAACGCCTATTTTTACTTTCTTTGATGAAGACCCCAATTCAACCGGTTCAGTCTTCACATCCCAATTCTGTATACCATCTTCTCAAAGGTTGAAGTTGGTAAAGATTTGGTGAACAAATCTGTTGGACTATCAATGAAGCGGATCTGCTgcacatcaatatcatcattcttcTGAAGATCGTGCGTGAAGAATAATTTTGGCAAaatatgcttcgttctatctcccttTATAAAATCTCCTTTTAAAGGAGTTATACATGTTGCATTGTCTTCAAATATGACTGTGGGTACTTTGATATAGAGCTTCAGGCCACATCTCTTTGATGGATTGTACCACCGATCCCAGCCATATGCATTCTCTACTTGCCTCGTGGATtgctattatctcatcatgattAGACGAAGTAGCAATGGTGGACTGCTTTGTCGATCACCATGATATTACAGTACCTCCGTAAGTAAACACATAGCTTGTTTGAGATCGAACTTTATATGGGTCAAATAAATAACCTGCATCTGCATGACCAACAAGATCTGGACTAACTTTGTTAGTATAAAACAGACCCATACCATAAGGTCCCTTTTAGGTACCTCAATATATGCTTAATTCCGTTCCAGTGTCTTCGCATAGGGGAGGAACTATACCTCGCTAGTAAATTAATAGAAAATGCTATATTGGTCTTGTAGCATTAGCGAGGTACATAAGTGCACCAATAACACTGAGATATGGTACTTCTGGAccaagaatctcttcaccctcttccagaggtcgaaatggatccttatttacatcaagtgatcgaacaatcaTTGGAGTATTTAATGGATATGCTTTGTCCATGTAAATTCATTTCAAAACCTTCTGGGTATAGGCAGCTTGATGAATAAAAACGTCGTCTGCTAACTGTTCAATTTGTAAACCAAGACAAAGTTTTGTttttccaagatctttcatttcaaattctttctttggATATTCAATTGCCTTTAGGACCTCTTCTGGAGTCCCAATAAGATTTATATCATCCCCATAAACAGCGAGTATAACAAACCTTGACGctgttttcttaatgaaaatacaaggacAAATAACATCATTTATGTATCCTTCATTTTTCAAGTACTCATTTAGGCGATTATACCACATACGTCCTGATTGTTTTAGACTGTACAATGATCTTTGTGATCTGATTGAATATAATTTCCGAGACTTTGAACTATATTCTTCAGGTATCTTTAATCCTTCTGGGATTTTCatgtaaatatcattatcaagTGAACCATAAAGATAATCTGCAACCACATCCATTagatgaatttcaaaattttcatgtaaAACTAGACTGATGAGGTATCAaaatgttattgcatccataacaGGTGAATATATTTCTTCATAGTCGACACCGGGTCTTTGAGAAAATCCTTGTACAACAAGGCATGCCTTGtatcttacaattttatttttcttatttcttttacgtatgaagacccatttatagccggTTGATTTTACACCATCTGGGTTTGGAATACAGGTTCAAAAACCTCCCGTTTAGCAAGTGAGTCCAATTCAGATTGAAGCGcctcttgccattttggccaatcTTTTCTTCGTCGACATTCCTCGACAGATAGAGGTTCAAGGTCCTCACTGTCTTGCATGATATTTagtgcaacattatatgcaaaaatattatccACCATAATTTTTTATCGATCTAAATTTACCTTATCATTAGTAGAACTTATTGAAAGTTCTTCATTCACTTGAGTCTCGAGTTCACTGATCTCTTCAGGAATATCAGGATTAATCAGATTTCGAGTCTCTTCAGGAGAATCTTTTATAATATCATCTTTATCATTTTTCGCGCTTTNNNNNNNNNNNNNNNNNNNNNNNNNNNNNNNNNNNNNNNNNNNNNNNNNNNNNNNNNNNNNNNNNNNNNNNNNNNNNNNNNNNNNNNNNNNNNNNNNNNNNNNNNNNNNNNNNNNNNNNNNNNNNNNNNNNNNNNNNNNNNNNNNNNNNNNNNNNNNNNNNNNNNNNNNNNNNNNNNNNNNNNNNNNNNNNNNNNNNNNNNNNNNNNNNNNNNNNNNNNNNNNNNNNNNNNNNNNNNNNNNNNNNNNNNNNNNNNNNNNNNNNNNNNNNNNNNNNNNNNNNNNNNNNNNNNNNNNNNNNNNNNNNNNNNNNNNNNNNNNNNNNNNNNNNNNNNNNNNNNNNNNNNNNNNNNNNNNNNNNNNNNNNNNNNNNNNNNNNNNNNNNNNNNNNNNNNNNNNNNNNNNNNNNNNNNNNNNNNNNNNNNNNNNNNNNNNNNNNNNNNNNNNNNNNNNNNNNNNNNNNNNNNNNNNNNNNNNNNNNNNNNNNNNNNNNNNNNNNNNNNNNNNNNNNNNNNNNNNNNNNNNNNNNNNNNNNNNNNNNNNNNNNNNNNNNNNNNNNNNNNNNNNNNNNNNNNNNNNNNNNNNNNNNNNNNNNNNNNNNNNNNNNNNNNNNNNNNNNNNNNNNNNNNNNNNNNNNNNNNNNNNNNNNNNNNNNNNNNNNNNNNNNNNNNNNNNNNNNNNNNNNNNNNNNNNNNNNNNNNNNNNNNNNNNNNNNNNNNNNNNNNNNNNNNNNNNNNNNNNNNNNNNNNNNNNNNNNNNNNNNNNNNNNNNNNNNNNNNNNNNNNNNNNNNNNNNNNNNNNNNNNNNNNNNNNNNNNNNNNNNNNNNNNNNNNNNNNNNNNNNNNNNNNNNNNNNNNNNNNNNNNNNNNNNNNNNNNNNNNNNNNNNNNNNNNNNNNNNNNNNNNNNNNNNNNNNNNNNNNNNNNNNNNNNNNNNNNNNNNNNNNNNNNNNNNNNNNNNNNNNNNNNNNNNNNNNNNNNNNNNNNNNNNNNNNNNNNNNNNNNNNNNNNNNNNNNNNNNNNNNNNNNNNNNNNNNNNNNNNNNNNNNNNNNNNNNNNNNNNNNNNNNNNNNNNNNNNNNNNNNNNNNNNNNNNNNNNNNNNNNNNNNNNNNNNNNNNNNNNNNNNNNNNNNNNNNNNNNNNNNNNNNNNNNNNNNNNNNNNNNNNNNNNNNNNNNNNNNNNNNNNNNNNNNNNNNNNNNNNNNNNNNNNNNNNNNNNNNNNNNNNNNNNNNNNNNNNNNNNNNNNNNNNNNNNNNNNNNNNNNNNNNNNNNNNNNNNNNNNNNNNNNNNNNNNNNNNNNNNNNNNNNNNNNNNNNNNNNNNNNNNNNNNNNNNNNNNNNNNNNNNNNNNNNNNNNNNNNNNNNNNNNNNNNNNNNNNNNNNNNNNNNNNNNNNNNNNNNNNNNNNNNNNNNNNNNNNNNNNNNNNNNNNNNNNNNNNNNNNNNNNNNNNNNNNNNNNNNNNNNNNNNNNNNNNNNNNNNNNNNNNNNNNNNNNNNNNNNNNNNNNNNNNNNNNNNNNNNNNNNNNNNNNNNNNNNNNNNNNNNNNNNNNNNNNNNNNNNNNNNNNNNNNNNNNNNNNNNNNNNNNNNNNNNNNNNNNNNNNNNNNNNNNNNNNNNNNNNNNNNNNNNNNNNNNNNNNNNNNNNNNNNNNNNNNNNNNNNNNNNNNNNNNNNNNNNNNNNNNNNNNNNNNNNNNNNNNNNNNNNNNNNNNNNNNNNNNNNNNNNNNNNNNNNNNNNNNNNNNNNNNNNNNNNNNNNNNNNNNNNNNNNNNNNNNNNNNNNNNNNNNNNNNNNNNNNNNNNNNNNNNNNNNNNNNNNNNNNNNNNNNNNNNNNNNNNNNNNNNNNNNNNNNNNNNNNNNNNNNNNNNNNNNNNNNNNNNNNNNNNNNNNNNNNNNNNNNNNNNNNNNNNNNNNNNNNNNNNNNNNNNNNNNNNNNNNNNNNNNNNNNNNNNNNNNNNNNNNNNNNNNNNNNNNNNNNNNNNNNNNNNNNNNNNNNNNNNNNNNNNNNNNNNNNNNNNNNNNNNNNNNNNNNNNNNNNNNNNNNNNNNNNNNNNNNNNNNNNNNNNNNNNNNNNNNNNNNNNNNNNNNNNNNNNNNNNNNNNNNNNNNNNNNNNNNNNNNNNNNNNNNNNNNNNNNNNNNNNNNNNNNNNNNNNNNNNNNNNNNNNNNNNNNNNNNNNNNNNNNNNNNNNNNNNNNNNNNNNNNNNNNNNNNNNNNNNNNNNNNNNNNNNNNNNNNNNNNNNNNNNNNNNNNNNNNNNNNNNNNNNNNNNNNNNNNNNNNNNNNNNNNNNNNNNNNNNNNNNNNNNNNNNNNNNNNNNNNNNNNNNNNNNNNNNNNNNNNNNNNNNNNNNNNNNNNNNNNNNNNNNNNNNNNNNNNNNNNNNNNNNNNNNNNNNNNNNNNNNNNNNNNNNNNNNNNNNNNNNNNNNNNNNNNNNNNNNNNNNNNNNNNNNNNNNNNNNNNNNNNNNNNNNNNNNNNNNNNNNNNNNNNNNNNNNNNNNNNNNNNNNNNNNNNNNNNNNNNNNNNNNNNNNNNNNNNNNNNNNNNNNNNNNNNNNNNNNNNNNNNNNNNNNNNNNNNNNNNNNNNNNNNNNNNNNNNNNNNNNNNNNNNNNNNNNNNNNNNNNNNNNNNNNNNNNNNNNNNNNNNNNNNNNNNNNNNNNNNNNNNNNNNNNNNNNNNNNNNNNNNNNNNNNNNNNNNNNNNNNNNNNNNNNNNNNNNNNNNNNNNNNNNNNNNNNNNNNNNNNNNNNNNNNNNNNNNNNNNNNNNNNNNNNNNNNNNNNNNNNNNNNNNNNNNNNNNNNNNNNNNNNNNNNNNNNNNNNNNNNNNNNNNNNNNNNNNNNNNNNNNNNNNNNNNNNNNNNNNNNNNNNNNNNNNNNNNNNNNNNNNNNNNNNNNNNNNNNNNNNNNNNNNNNNNNNNNNNNNNNNNNNNNNNNNNNNNNNNNNNNNNNNNNNNNNNNNNNNNNNNNNNNNNNNNNNNNNNNNNNNNNNNNNNNNNNNNNNNNNNNNNAAAGGCAATATAAAGATTCTACTCTCTCTTTTCGAGAGTTATATTAACATCAACAGGGAGAAACACATGACGTAGGGTAGGGAGAAACACATGACGTAGGGTGGTGCCTTAGCGGCGGGAGAGGGTTTAAATTTACATACCTTAGTGCTTAACTAGGTAGGATAGTATTTCGGGTCCCCAAATGACACTACCCGCGGGAGTATAGCTTTTGTATTTCCAACCACCAAGTTCCGCTATCAAAAAGCAAGTTACTAACTGCAAGTATAACATATGCGTCCTTTAGTAATTAGTAGGAACATTTAACAATTTAATTCCATATTTATCAATTATACCCGAATTCAATTGAATTTCTTAACGATAATCCGGAAGGAATTCTTCCATTTCCAATTTATACAATTCACGATAAATCCACACAATTGATAGGAAACCCTAAAACCCCTTCTTTCACCAAAATcttctcctttctttttttcccttttcttctcATGAACCCATTTCAAATACTAGTtccaaaaattcaaatcaaatatcCCCAAATACTAAtctataattaaattcaaaagaaAGAGTAGAGAGTTTACCTCTTGGAACTCAAATTCCAACTATAGACTATATGAactagttcttgaagtcctttgGGGTTGCCACAAAATTCTTTAACTTATGATTCAAAGAACATGAAGACTTTTTCCTCCATGTATAATCCCTTCTTGATACCCTAAATAAATTTGCTCGTTGATAGAGAAGAAAGGAGGAAGAACAGAAGAAGtggagaaggaaagaaatataGTAGTTAAAGAAACAAGGCAGCACCGCCTGTTTCCTTGTTTTCCCGGAAATGTTTCCAGTGATGGATTGACAAAGTAAGTCCctaattcattttctttatctctctctttaatctaattatgaaaataattaaaggTGGACCCCACATGCCCCTAATATTAccaaatacataaaagaaaatataaaaaggggtcattcattaatataaataactataCTTATATTATTCTTCATAAACTTAATGTTATACCCTTCTAACAATATTAATTTAGATTCAAAATTTTTCGAGGTGTTACATCATTATCGAGCCAGGATGGCCTATTCGATCATGGAAGAGCACAAATgtatttatatcaataaaattctGATTTACGATAGAGTGTGCTTCAACTGTATTAATTTCGGCATAATATAAGCTGGAAGACAAATTTGGTAATTTCTCCAACACTTATTTTTGACCTGAGACATACTTGATAATGCCAAGATACTTGGCATTCATTTCATTTATTGTCTCAACATGATATCCATTTTggcggatatctttaaaactcaatcaatttcttggggattttgaAGAGAATAATGCATcttctataattaattttgttCCCGTAGACAGAAATATAGTAGCTCTTTCAGAGCcttcaatcaattttgaattaCCAAAAATCGTTGTAACATTTGTTCTTCCTCTAAGTAAGTGGAAAaagtatttttcatctttaaatattGCATGCATTGTCCCGCTATCAATTACACAAATATCGTCACGATCGATTAgtgattcaaataaaatttgagaagtaTCCATAttcttcaaaacaaaataaatattataatattactaGCACATAACTTATTATGTAAACTTTATTTATATACAAGATTAGTTAACGACAGAAAAGTAAACCCATACaacttttaacaaaaattaaCGTAATTGAATTATATCATTATCACCAATAGGGTGATTTATATGTTCTTCAGGAACTGTAAAGAAATCTGAAACTTCCAAGTCCATGGGTTCAATATTATCTTCAAGGAGGAAGTTTGTTTCAACATCATTTTCTGGCTTTTTAAGGGATGCTTGATAGAGTTTTACCAGATGTTTCGGAGTACAACAGGTACGTGTTAGTGCCCCTTTCCTCCACATCGATAACATTTATTTTCAGAGTTCGTCCTTGGCACTGCTTCAGGAGTTTCTCGCTCCTTTTTCACTGCTAGTGCTGAGGGTTATTATTTATTGCAAGACGATCACCTTGATTAAAATACCTTCCACGACCACGACCATGACTGGGAATTGGCAGCATTCACTTTTGGGAATGGAGCAGTGTCAGGAGGCcgactttcattattttttattaaaagctcATTATGTTGTTCAGCAACAAGAAGATGAGTAATTAattcagaatattttttaaatctcatttctcgGTACTGCTGCTGCAGCAGCATACTCGAGGAGAGAAAATTAGAGAATGTTTTCTCTAACATGGCGTGATCTGTGATACTCTTCCCGCATAAATCAAATGGCGATTTAATTCTAAACATCGCAGAATTATATTTAGTTACACTTTTAAAGCCCTAAAACCTCAAATAGGTCCATTCATTACAAGCTTGTGGAAGAATGAACATCTTCAGTTGGTcgtatctttttttaaaattgttcCACAATACGAGGGGATCTTTGATTGTGAGGTATTCCATTTTTAAaccttcgtcaagatgatgacgaaGAAATATCTTGGCCTTGGCTTTGTCTTGATTTAATgacttattttcattattaataGCGTCTGCTAGACCCGTTGCATTTAAATATATTTCGGCATCTAGTGCCAGGACATATAAGTTTTGCTTGATATGTCTTGGACATTAAATTCACATTTGGAAATATTAgacattatttataaaaattaaatattaactTTTAAATACTTGTATTTGTTTGGAATGATAAAgactcgtgttgataacgtgaTATAAATTATCTAAAAGTGATGAAACTGTAAGTGAtataaactatctgaaagtgaTGAATAATAAGTAAAAGTGATGAACAGTAGTAATGAACACAAGGGAATATTCTCTATTCTCTTGCATATCCGTTCTATACATTCCTATATACAGAGGTGCATGCCATGTTGGCTTATGCCAAACTATTGTTTTGCCATATGTCTACCATTTGGACACATGGATATGAATGAATACATGGACATTCTACAAAATTCTTTACATAACAAAAAGTAGAATGTAACAAAATATTTCACATCAAAAAGCTTGACAAACCAGTTACTTATAACCTACACCTAATTGAAATAGAATTCTTTTAGCTGAATGTATCATGTTTCTAAAATTAATGG encodes the following:
- the LOC107845791 gene encoding flavonol 4'-sulfotransferase-like, encoding MSRKFILSSGQLFISSKSVYSLCSNNSMASLFSTQISPSLANGATKEQSHDNQQESPDIITLSELPKERGWLTEHVHQYKGFWYPTGILQGLIALQQQHFKPKPNSVILASYPKSGTTWLKALFFAITNRSHLDFNTHPLLTSNSHEVVPQLEAYAFKHPTDPTPNTCLMHSHLAFNSLPESNCKIVYIFRDPKDVLASCWYFVQKLRPKELPFISLHEEFDQFTKGCSPFGPFWDHVMGYYKASLEFPKRVLLLKYEDLKKDPIFNAKRLAEFLGQPFSLEEEREGIVERITELCSFEKLSNLEVNKDGTFTGNFIPTIANNTFFRKGKVGDSKNHLSKEIIEVLDDITKQKLGFDLMTTSVTPQQNGNGLSQTRITSTSMYFLHEEIVLQMKIFPLVVSPLCFIVSVTFCWSCCKLWFLIPINVAFCCHF